In Natrinema versiforme, the following are encoded in one genomic region:
- a CDS encoding EamA family transporter — MSATFVGIGLAMAGAICLALQAIFIRIGTDEGGVIDALLVVLASNILFVVVPVTIYYYPAYQVTVFSLIVFIAAGITGTVLARSLYYLSIERIGASRTEPIKSSQPLHATIVAIFVLSEPVTFEHFLGIVLITTGIILVSTEITSSQAKVSDTSSAMILIVPLTSAFFFGIEPSFVKLGFQEGTPVYVGLAIKVLAASIGFLGYLWFVDRLPTLRSVLQASGRWYIAAGLVNTGFLYAYYMALERTAVSIVVPIVQTSPLLVAFVAYLALSHREQVTRQTMAAAGVIVVGAIIITLYGST; from the coding sequence ATGTCAGCTACCTTCGTCGGGATCGGGCTTGCCATGGCGGGAGCGATCTGTCTTGCCCTGCAAGCTATCTTCATTCGTATCGGCACCGACGAAGGCGGCGTCATTGATGCATTGCTCGTCGTACTAGCGAGCAACATTCTATTTGTGGTTGTCCCAGTCACGATCTACTATTACCCTGCCTATCAAGTGACGGTATTCTCACTGATCGTCTTCATTGCAGCAGGCATCACCGGGACAGTTCTCGCACGGTCGCTCTACTACCTAAGTATCGAACGAATTGGTGCTAGTCGGACTGAGCCAATTAAATCGTCTCAACCACTGCACGCGACGATTGTAGCGATCTTTGTACTTTCAGAGCCTGTAACATTTGAACACTTTCTTGGAATTGTGCTTATCACTACTGGTATTATACTAGTCTCAACCGAAATAACTAGTAGCCAGGCAAAAGTAAGCGATACCTCATCTGCAATGATCCTCATAGTACCATTAACTTCTGCATTCTTCTTTGGCATCGAGCCTAGCTTTGTCAAACTAGGGTTCCAAGAAGGAACTCCCGTCTACGTCGGATTAGCAATTAAGGTTCTCGCAGCAAGTATTGGTTTCCTCGGATACCTCTGGTTTGTGGACCGACTACCAACACTCCGATCAGTACTACAGGCCTCTGGCCGCTGGTATATCGCAGCGGGTCTCGTGAATACGGGTTTTCTTTATGCGTATTACATGGCATTGGAGCGGACAGCCGTCTCGATCGTTGTTCCGATCGTCCAAACGAGTCCACTGCTCGTCGCGTTTGTCGCCTATCTTGCGCTCTCACACAGAGAGCAAGTAACGAGGCAGACAATGGCCGCTGCAGGGGTTATTGTGGTCGGTGCTATTATTATTACTCTATACGGTTCCACATGA
- a CDS encoding ABC transporter permease: MANWTTTLTNWTNDHEVIASRIGNRTMFARLGGLGLVLIGWQLLSLAFNPNQFPGLGLLATNVYEVVSGSGRYDPIANYGITIARILLGFGAAMTVGTTVGILMGTNKFLDEYLTTPVMIFMSFPALIWAFLGVLWFGLTTYLVPAFTIFMIVTPYVIVNVWEGAKDVDAELVEMATTFDASTAQVWQEVYLPHLRPYLLSTARIAFSLSWKISLVAEIFGTTSGVGLIVDYYYQTFQANMIIAWALPIMWLIFGAERLLRLYEQRLFEWRPATESETMEEPGV, encoded by the coding sequence ATGGCGAACTGGACAACTACACTGACGAACTGGACAAACGATCATGAGGTGATAGCCTCACGGATCGGCAACAGAACCATGTTCGCCCGGCTTGGAGGTCTTGGCTTGGTTCTAATAGGATGGCAACTGCTTTCGCTAGCATTTAATCCGAACCAGTTTCCAGGCCTCGGTCTACTGGCGACCAACGTGTACGAAGTCGTTTCCGGAAGCGGTCGATACGATCCCATCGCGAACTACGGGATCACCATCGCGCGAATCCTCCTTGGATTCGGTGCCGCGATGACTGTTGGAACCACCGTTGGTATCCTGATGGGTACGAACAAATTCCTCGATGAGTACCTGACGACGCCAGTCATGATCTTCATGTCGTTCCCAGCGCTCATCTGGGCATTTCTGGGTGTGCTCTGGTTCGGCTTGACGACGTACTTGGTTCCCGCGTTCACGATCTTCATGATCGTCACCCCATACGTGATTGTCAACGTCTGGGAGGGCGCAAAAGACGTCGATGCCGAACTCGTAGAGATGGCGACTACGTTCGATGCATCGACGGCACAAGTCTGGCAAGAGGTTTATCTGCCTCATCTACGGCCGTACCTCTTGTCAACGGCCCGCATCGCATTCTCCCTTTCTTGGAAGATTTCACTCGTCGCAGAAATCTTCGGGACAACTTCCGGCGTCGGTCTCATCGTGGACTACTACTACCAGACCTTCCAGGCCAATATGATCATTGCATGGGCGCTCCCGATAATGTGGCTGATATTCGGTGCTGAGCGCCTGCTCCGACTGTACGAACAGCGCCTCTTCGAGTGGCGCCCCGCGACCGAATCCGAAACGATGGAGGAACCAGGCGTATGA
- a CDS encoding ABC transporter ATP-binding protein, whose protein sequence is MTIEIQNLSKQFEQPDGGQLEVLQDVDLVVEEESFTTIMGPSGCGKSTLLNILAGLVSRDSGTITRDGEPVNPASLSYAYIFQDPRLLKWRTVRQNISFALTAKGIPESEHDTRIEESLEMVGLLENKDSYPLQLSGGQRQRVGIARALAVDPDVLLMDEPFSALDELTARQLRRDVLDLWQETGKTVLFVTHNISEAVYLSDKILFIDNDGQIFNRATIDVERPREFEAPELVELETELMNQFFGHLEGSTEEESEELLEEME, encoded by the coding sequence ATGACAATTGAGATCCAAAATCTCTCGAAACAATTCGAGCAACCCGATGGCGGACAGCTTGAGGTCCTACAAGATGTTGATCTGGTCGTCGAAGAAGAATCGTTCACAACCATTATGGGGCCGTCTGGCTGTGGGAAGTCGACGTTGTTGAACATCCTCGCGGGTCTCGTTTCACGCGATAGCGGAACGATAACCCGTGATGGGGAGCCAGTTAACCCAGCCTCATTATCGTACGCTTATATCTTTCAAGATCCGCGGCTACTCAAATGGCGGACAGTCCGGCAGAACATCTCGTTTGCACTGACAGCCAAGGGCATCCCTGAATCCGAACACGACACCAGAATCGAAGAGAGTCTGGAGATGGTTGGCTTGCTCGAGAACAAGGACAGCTACCCTCTCCAGCTTTCTGGCGGACAGCGACAGCGTGTCGGTATTGCTCGTGCGCTCGCAGTTGATCCCGATGTTTTGCTGATGGACGAACCGTTCAGCGCGCTCGATGAACTCACAGCGCGACAGCTCCGCAGAGACGTCCTCGACCTCTGGCAAGAGACCGGAAAGACGGTTCTGTTCGTGACTCACAACATCAGTGAAGCCGTCTATCTATCAGACAAAATATTGTTCATTGATAACGATGGACAGATCTTCAATCGCGCGACTATCGACGTTGAGCGCCCGCGCGAATTCGAGGCTCCAGAACTGGTCGAGCTCGAGACAGAGCTGATGAATCAGTTCTTCGGCCATCTCGAAGGAAGCACGGAGGAAGAATCTGAGGAGTTACTGGAGGAGATGGAATGA
- a CDS encoding LLM class flavin-dependent oxidoreductase, with protein sequence MKFGLRPMEGGNDFTPTLEQIEAAEELGFDSVWFAEHYTPDEQWWPTSLLNLAAVASRTTEIELGSNIIVAPFYNPVWLANAVAMLDVISEGRFTCGLGVGYDPTEFEAFDVSLDDRVGRTIETTILLKKLWTQDRVSFDGKHFSVDDYGIAPQPQQEPRPEIWYGVWGNYLLEQAAKRADAWIPGAVASLDVLEEKQALYDEHLDGTPASRPLLRDIVVGETRTKAMERAKEHLDEKYQIYAGRGHQFFEDYESDRFEEFARERIIVGTPEECTEGIETYRDALDLDHLIFRFTYPDMDTEETMETMETIATEVLSAFN encoded by the coding sequence ATGAAGTTCGGCCTACGTCCGATGGAGGGAGGCAATGATTTCACGCCGACGCTCGAACAGATCGAAGCTGCCGAGGAACTCGGCTTCGATTCGGTCTGGTTCGCTGAACATTACACACCGGACGAACAGTGGTGGCCAACATCGCTGCTCAACCTTGCTGCGGTCGCCAGTCGCACGACCGAGATCGAGCTCGGGTCTAATATTATTGTAGCCCCGTTTTACAATCCGGTCTGGCTAGCTAATGCAGTCGCAATGCTCGATGTCATCAGCGAAGGACGATTCACCTGTGGACTCGGCGTCGGCTATGATCCGACTGAGTTCGAGGCCTTTGACGTCTCTCTCGATGATCGGGTCGGCCGAACAATTGAAACGACGATCCTGTTAAAGAAACTCTGGACCCAAGACCGGGTCTCGTTCGATGGAAAGCACTTTTCTGTCGACGATTACGGGATTGCTCCCCAGCCTCAGCAGGAGCCGCGTCCAGAGATCTGGTACGGCGTCTGGGGGAATTACTTGCTTGAGCAAGCGGCCAAACGTGCCGATGCTTGGATACCGGGCGCCGTCGCCAGCCTCGACGTTCTTGAAGAAAAGCAAGCACTCTATGACGAGCATCTAGACGGTACACCGGCATCACGCCCACTACTTCGAGACATCGTCGTTGGTGAAACGCGCACTAAAGCGATGGAGCGCGCAAAGGAGCATCTCGATGAGAAGTACCAAATCTACGCCGGACGGGGGCACCAATTCTTCGAGGACTATGAGTCCGATCGGTTCGAGGAGTTCGCTCGCGAGCGCATAATCGTGGGGACTCCCGAGGAGTGCACCGAAGGAATTGAGACCTACCGGGATGCCCTCGATCTCGACCACCTGATCTTCCGGTTTACATATCCGGATATGGATACTGAAGAGACGATGGAGACGATGGAAACGATCGCAACAGAGGTTCTATCCGCGTTCAACTGA
- a CDS encoding dihydrodipicolinate synthase family protein, whose protein sequence is MTANTADANGIENEIELNGVFVPHVTPLTSEGDIDEQSLRRLIQYFNGVDGLGGLISCTRVGEGPVLTFEEKRRVFEIVTEEIDDDLPYVSTIAPRSTDEAVEKAIAAQEAGTDAVMVIPPLLFAWGNTSPEMRYRFFQELDERAGVPIVLFQVPIESYWYEPETLGRISQLESVIGIKEASFNVSLFTDVVHTLKNDGGEIDILSGNDRFLAQSFMLGIDGALVGVANVLPERWVEMYDLARQHRYAEALEIQEELLEVKELLFRQPIVTATSRIKYCLKLQGIIEDDYVRSPQPVVADDERADLRDQLITHGALEGDSQ, encoded by the coding sequence ATGACAGCAAACACGGCAGATGCGAACGGAATCGAGAACGAAATCGAACTCAACGGCGTCTTCGTCCCCCACGTAACACCGCTCACGTCCGAAGGCGACATCGACGAACAGAGCCTCCGACGACTGATCCAATACTTCAATGGTGTCGACGGTCTCGGCGGTCTTATCTCCTGTACGCGCGTCGGTGAAGGACCAGTGCTAACGTTCGAAGAGAAGCGTCGCGTCTTCGAAATCGTCACGGAGGAAATCGACGACGACCTGCCATACGTCAGTACGATCGCTCCGCGGTCAACCGATGAGGCGGTCGAAAAGGCCATCGCCGCTCAGGAGGCAGGTACCGACGCAGTAATGGTGATTCCACCTCTACTCTTCGCCTGGGGGAACACCTCGCCGGAGATGCGCTATCGCTTCTTCCAGGAACTCGACGAACGTGCCGGCGTCCCTATCGTTCTCTTCCAGGTCCCCATCGAGTCCTACTGGTACGAACCGGAGACGCTCGGACGCATCTCCCAGCTTGAGTCCGTCATCGGAATCAAGGAGGCTAGCTTCAATGTTAGTCTCTTCACCGACGTCGTTCACACGCTCAAGAACGACGGTGGCGAAATAGACATCCTCTCTGGGAACGACCGCTTCCTTGCCCAGTCATTCATGCTCGGCATTGACGGCGCACTCGTCGGTGTTGCCAACGTTCTTCCTGAACGATGGGTCGAAATGTACGACCTCGCTCGGCAGCATCGCTACGCCGAGGCGCTTGAGATCCAAGAAGAGCTACTTGAGGTCAAAGAATTGCTATTCAGGCAGCCCATCGTCACAGCGACCTCGCGAATCAAGTATTGCCTCAAGCTTCAAGGAATTATTGAGGACGACTACGTCCGCAGTCCGCAACCGGTCGTCGCCGACGATGAACGGGCTGACCTGCGTGATCAACTGATCACTCACGGGGCGCTCGAGGGTGATAGCCAATGA
- a CDS encoding ABC transporter permease: MMRKVVAAGWISQIAIPIAAFVAMWQLAAMAIANPATLPTPAHVFSLAIEFSLQPGPRGYTAIYHLERTFLRVLIATVIALSLSVVFGILMWRSETVEAVLSDWLPFWMTIPTVILILICMILFQFSTMSVIVAVLVAATPFGIVNLWEGMKSVDTGLLEMTAAFDASSFQVWKDVYVPHLSPYIFGTFRYILGMVWKIVALAEVFGIQSGIGSMFRYWYSQGRIDALLAYLLVFVLVMLTIEYGVLKPVEWRTFKWRDSNVS; the protein is encoded by the coding sequence ATGATGCGAAAGGTCGTTGCCGCGGGATGGATCTCCCAAATAGCGATCCCCATCGCTGCCTTCGTCGCTATGTGGCAACTCGCTGCAATGGCGATCGCCAATCCAGCGACTCTACCAACGCCAGCACACGTCTTTTCACTGGCGATCGAATTCTCACTCCAGCCCGGCCCACGCGGCTATACGGCTATCTATCATCTAGAACGGACGTTCCTCCGGGTCCTAATTGCGACAGTCATCGCGCTGTCGCTCAGCGTCGTCTTCGGCATCCTCATGTGGCGTTCGGAGACAGTTGAGGCAGTCCTCTCGGACTGGCTTCCGTTCTGGATGACGATCCCGACGGTCATCCTGATCCTGATCTGCATGATCCTCTTCCAGTTTAGCACGATGTCGGTTATCGTCGCTGTACTGGTTGCAGCGACGCCATTCGGCATCGTAAATCTCTGGGAGGGGATGAAAAGCGTCGACACTGGCCTACTTGAGATGACAGCCGCATTCGACGCCTCGTCGTTTCAGGTCTGGAAAGACGTCTATGTCCCGCACCTCTCACCGTACATCTTCGGCACATTCCGATACATCCTCGGAATGGTCTGGAAGATCGTCGCATTAGCAGAGGTGTTCGGCATCCAGTCAGGAATCGGCTCAATGTTCCGATACTGGTACTCCCAAGGTAGGATTGACGCGCTGCTAGCCTACTTACTGGTATTTGTCCTAGTAATGTTAACCATCGAGTATGGTGTATTGAAGCCGGTCGAATGGCGGACGTTCAAATGGAGGGATTCCAATGTGAGCTAA